The Bubalus kerabau isolate K-KA32 ecotype Philippines breed swamp buffalo chromosome X, PCC_UOA_SB_1v2, whole genome shotgun sequence genome has a segment encoding these proteins:
- the LOC129639186 gene encoding melanoma-associated antigen B1-like produces MPRGQKSKRRGREKRRQARMEAKDLGNALAAATPTPTSGGTPPGSPPAGAGQKPQGAAATSSPVAGASHPRSKARGRGQVEERENSSRASTSAKTTPLDPLTEKAGVLVNFLLDKCKMKEPIRRLDMRKLFHKRYKTRFPEILRRAAKCMELSFGLELKEVKPNGYSYTLVSKIGLISDEVLSSSCEVLKNGLLMPLLNVIYLNGNRASEADVWEFLNVLGIYDGKQHVIFGDPRKLITEEWVQQNYLVYHQIPDSDPLSYEFLWGSRAYAETRKMKVLEFLAKIKSTIPSAFPLHYAVALGEEKRSRGRSLVRSRGAARATACSRVPPRDPSSAQ; encoded by the coding sequence ATGCCTCGGGGGCAGAAGAGCAAGCGCCGTGGACGTGAGAAACGCCGCCAGGCACGCATGGAGGCCAAGGATCTCGGGAATGCTCTGgctgctgccacccccacccctacttcTGGGGGTACGCCCCCGGGCTCCCCCCCTGCCGGTGCAGGCCAGAAGCCTCAGGGAGCTGCAGCCACTAGCTCTCCTGTTGCAGGGGCTTCACACCCAAGATCTAAAGCACGTGGCAGGGGCCAAGTTGAGGAACGTGAAAATTCCTCCCGGGCCTCAACCTCTGCTAAGACCACTCCTCTAGATCCTCTGACGGAGAAGGCAGGAGTGTTGGTCAATTTCCTGCTTGATAAGTGTAAGATGAAAGAGCCCATTAGGAGGCTAGATATGCGGAAGCTTTTTCACAAAAGGTACAAGACACGCTTCCCCGAGATCCTCAGGAGAGCAGCTAAATGCATGGAGCTGTCATTTGGTCTTGAATTGAAGGAAGTCAAGCCGAATGGTTACTCCTATACCCTGGTCAGCAAGATAGGCCTCATCAGTGATGAGGTGCTGAGCAGCAGCTGTGAGGTGCTGAAGAATGGGCTTCTGATGCCTCTGCTGAATGTGATCTACCTGAATGGCAACCGCGCCTCTGAGGCTGATGTCTGGGAGTTCCTGAATGTTCTGGGCATCTATGATGGAAAGCAGCATGTAATCTTTGGGGATCCCAGGAAGCTCATCACGGAAGAGTGGGTGCAGCAGAATTACCTGGTGTATCATCAGATTCCCGACAGCGATCCCCTGAGCTATGAGTTCCTGTGGGGCTCAAGAGCCTACGCTGAAACCAGAAAGATGAAGGTGCTGGAGTTTTTGGCCAAGATCAAGAGTACCATCCCCAGTGCTTTCCCGTTGCATTATGCTGTAGCtttgggagaagagaagagatcCCGAGGCAGATCTCTAGTTAGGTCTCGTGGTGCTGCCAGGGCCACTGCCTGCTCCAGGGTCCCACCCAGAGATCCGTCCAGTGCCCAGTGA